A region from the Maridesulfovibrio zosterae DSM 11974 genome encodes:
- a CDS encoding glycosyltransferase family 39 protein, with amino-acid sequence MMHTKTTKFYLENISEIYIIAALFLFTILIRIVSLEYIEIGGDSINVWNNVVSLVKTGNLVEWTHQTMRWGITMPLYLILKLFGTETPNYYILPVVYSVISTVLVYYVAKHIGGRVFAVFTAVLLVLYPPMTTMGSQLWPGLYEMTYLLGCVLAVLTWRDKNSWYLLAIAGVLAGCAWGSRLTCIYYALGILSLLVFDKKKFQPVLIFSTFFLLVVGMEWFYFYCDTGNTLGRFGVMTQTHVTRGELLVSFSEYLLNCLKLVKFRGLLPVVIVSLFIAVWLLRKGRSLEKCISILFLGGLFFNVYMISSLSPLKLAAPVGSRYFTAAVPYMIMVLLFGINRLHKKSPHKADVFKWGLVIAFAAFTIKAIPAQNTIFRLQKDVKNAKLIAAEDLPVVMRFSAWSPNAIEKAAMSVFGYKKEGRLKINETDKMIKNARRIRVMAFGLPADEEYRPRSIDGYYYFYRGNMSTLSASTQVGLSDYNRKEHKLLIVPVESLPKEITRGNN; translated from the coding sequence ATGATGCATACTAAAACAACGAAATTTTATTTAGAAAATATTTCTGAAATTTATATTATAGCCGCATTATTTCTGTTTACGATTCTGATCAGAATAGTTTCTTTGGAATATATAGAGATTGGCGGAGATTCAATAAATGTCTGGAATAATGTAGTCTCTTTGGTCAAAACTGGAAATTTGGTAGAGTGGACGCACCAGACAATGCGTTGGGGCATAACGATGCCACTGTACCTGATTCTTAAGTTATTTGGCACTGAAACTCCAAACTATTACATTTTGCCCGTTGTATACTCGGTTATATCAACTGTGCTTGTTTATTATGTGGCAAAGCATATTGGGGGTAGAGTTTTTGCTGTTTTCACCGCCGTGCTGCTTGTTTTGTATCCTCCGATGACAACCATGGGAAGTCAGCTCTGGCCCGGCCTTTATGAAATGACATATTTGCTTGGATGTGTACTGGCTGTGCTGACATGGCGTGATAAGAATAGCTGGTATTTGCTGGCTATTGCAGGTGTGCTCGCCGGATGTGCCTGGGGATCAAGGCTCACCTGCATTTACTATGCTCTTGGAATACTATCCTTACTTGTTTTTGATAAAAAAAAGTTTCAGCCGGTATTAATTTTTTCTACTTTCTTTTTACTTGTTGTCGGAATGGAGTGGTTTTATTTTTATTGTGATACAGGAAATACTCTTGGTCGATTTGGGGTAATGACTCAGACCCATGTTACTCGGGGTGAATTATTGGTCAGTTTTTCTGAGTACCTGTTGAACTGTTTGAAACTTGTTAAATTCAGAGGGCTTCTTCCGGTTGTTATTGTCAGTTTATTTATTGCTGTGTGGCTGCTGAGAAAAGGTAGGAGTCTCGAGAAATGTATATCTATACTGTTCCTTGGTGGGCTCTTCTTTAATGTATATATGATTTCAAGTTTGTCCCCTCTAAAATTAGCAGCTCCTGTAGGGAGTCGTTACTTTACTGCCGCTGTACCATATATGATAATGGTTTTATTATTTGGTATTAACCGGTTGCATAAAAAATCACCACACAAAGCTGATGTATTTAAATGGGGGCTCGTGATAGCTTTCGCAGCTTTTACCATCAAGGCTATACCGGCACAAAATACTATTTTTCGTCTGCAGAAAGATGTAAAGAATGCAAAGCTCATTGCAGCTGAAGATCTGCCTGTGGTAATGCGTTTTAGCGCATGGTCCCCTAATGCTATAGAAAAGGCCGCGATGTCTGTTTTTGGATATAAAAAGGAAGGTCGGCTGAAAATTAATGAAACTGATAAAATGATTAAGAATGCTCGGAGAATACGGGTTATGGCATTTGGCTTGCCAGCTGATGAAGAATATCGGCCCCGGTCAATTGATGGCTATTACTATTTTTATAGAGGAAATATGAGTACTCTCTCTGCTTCTACTCAGGTAGGTCTTTCCGATTATAATCGTAAGGAACATAAGTTATTAATCGTACCAGTGGAATCTTTGCCAAAAGAAATTACGCGAGGAAATAATTAA
- the wecB gene encoding non-hydrolyzing UDP-N-acetylglucosamine 2-epimerase, protein MKKVFLVAGARPNLMKVAPIFRAARTLESIECEMVYTGQHYDRQMSQVFFEDLDIAKPKFNMGKSTGTHAEQTGAIMIAFERMCMEEKPDLVVVVGDVNSTLACSITARKLHIPVAHVEAGLRSGDMDMPEEINRMVTDSVSNLFFTTENHGHENLLREGKSADSIFHVGNVMIDNLFHNVDRLGPEVIENYECRELKEKIGRYGFMTLHRPSNVDCKEVLEGIVAALNKISEDLPLLFPIHPRTEKMMQQFGISFLENVHTFPPLSFRESLYLWKDAQVVITDSGGLQEETTALGVPCVTVRENTERPVTIEQGTNALAGISGENILREVAVALKKTGNPAPEIEGWDGHASERIWQVLIEYLSCN, encoded by the coding sequence ATGAAAAAAGTCTTTTTAGTCGCCGGAGCTCGTCCTAATTTAATGAAAGTGGCTCCTATTTTTCGCGCCGCCAGAACTCTTGAATCAATTGAGTGTGAAATGGTCTACACTGGTCAGCATTACGACCGTCAGATGTCACAGGTCTTTTTTGAAGATCTTGATATTGCCAAGCCTAAATTTAATATGGGCAAGTCTACTGGAACACATGCTGAGCAGACAGGTGCGATTATGATCGCATTTGAAAGAATGTGTATGGAAGAAAAACCTGATCTTGTGGTTGTCGTTGGTGATGTTAACTCTACGCTGGCCTGCTCGATTACAGCCCGCAAACTGCATATTCCTGTTGCCCATGTTGAAGCTGGCCTTCGCAGCGGTGATATGGATATGCCGGAAGAGATTAACCGTATGGTTACGGATTCTGTTAGCAATTTATTTTTTACTACTGAAAATCACGGGCACGAAAATTTGCTCCGCGAGGGCAAAAGTGCGGACAGTATTTTTCATGTAGGTAACGTGATGATCGATAATCTTTTCCATAACGTCGATCGCCTTGGACCTGAAGTTATTGAGAATTATGAATGCCGTGAATTGAAAGAAAAAATCGGCAGGTATGGATTCATGACATTGCACCGGCCTTCCAATGTGGACTGTAAAGAAGTGCTTGAAGGAATTGTTGCTGCGCTCAATAAAATTTCTGAAGATTTACCGCTTTTATTTCCAATACATCCGCGTACTGAAAAAATGATGCAGCAGTTCGGGATTTCATTTTTAGAGAATGTGCATACCTTTCCACCTCTTTCTTTTAGAGAATCCTTATACTTATGGAAAGACGCACAGGTTGTTATCACTGATAGCGGCGGATTACAGGAAGAGACTACTGCGCTTGGAGTACCTTGCGTTACTGTTAGAGAGAATACAGAGCGGCCAGTAACTATTGAGCAGGGAACTAATGCTCTTGCAGGGATATCCGGTGAAAATATATTACGGGAAGTTGCAGTTGCATTGAAAAAGACCGGGAATCCTGCTCCTGAAATTGAAGGATGGGATGGTCATGCTTCAGAACGCATCTGGCAAGTGCTAATTGAATATTTAAGTTGTAATTAA
- a CDS encoding 3-oxoacyl-ACP synthase III family protein — protein MTNFIHKIEYYLPEKTVDCFELDKSKPHWHVQNSLPKTGIRYLHRASNDETTLQIAYKAASKVLENISEDSLPDTLIVCTQTPDQLLPHVSACLQHELGLPASTKCFDISLGCSGYSYGLSIAYGYMAAGIAQRVLFVTVDNYSKIIAPDNKAAYIIFSDGSAATILDKPAQNPIFKFGTDGSRCKSIICNNSAIGVMTGRDSETSIAAPDFQMDGYSVFQFTVKTIPQQIAQLATDADVDMADIDLFIFHQASRKVLEAIGKKLKIPENKLIIDLYEVGNTTSSSIPIAIKRAEESGKLKRGDKIMLFGFGIGLSWSGLVMNY, from the coding sequence ATGACTAATTTTATACATAAAATTGAATATTATCTTCCAGAAAAAACTGTAGACTGCTTTGAACTGGACAAGTCAAAACCACATTGGCATGTACAAAACTCTTTGCCTAAAACAGGAATACGTTACCTTCACCGTGCAAGCAACGATGAAACGACCCTTCAAATCGCATATAAAGCAGCGTCAAAAGTTCTTGAAAATATTTCTGAAGATAGTCTACCTGACACGCTCATAGTCTGTACTCAGACACCTGATCAGCTCCTGCCACATGTTTCGGCCTGCCTACAGCATGAACTAGGACTTCCTGCCTCAACTAAATGTTTTGACATAAGTCTCGGCTGCAGCGGATACAGCTACGGACTTTCAATAGCTTACGGATATATGGCTGCAGGAATTGCGCAAAGAGTACTTTTTGTTACTGTCGATAACTATTCTAAAATTATCGCCCCTGACAATAAGGCCGCGTATATTATTTTTTCTGATGGCAGCGCAGCAACAATTTTGGATAAGCCTGCCCAGAATCCTATCTTTAAATTCGGTACAGATGGTAGTCGGTGTAAATCGATAATCTGTAACAACTCAGCTATCGGAGTAATGACTGGTAGAGACAGCGAAACATCAATTGCAGCTCCTGATTTTCAGATGGATGGATACAGCGTATTCCAATTTACTGTCAAAACTATTCCACAGCAAATCGCGCAGCTTGCAACTGATGCTGACGTTGATATGGCTGACATTGATTTATTCATATTTCACCAGGCAAGCCGCAAAGTTCTTGAAGCAATAGGCAAGAAGTTGAAAATCCCTGAGAATAAATTAATTATTGATTTATACGAGGTTGGGAACACCACTTCATCCTCTATCCCTATAGCTATAAAACGGGCAGAAGAAAGCGGAAAGTTAAAGCGTGGTGATAAAATAATGCTTTTCGGTTTTGGAATAGGCCTAAGCTGGTCTGGTTTAGTAATGAATTATTAA
- a CDS encoding glycosyltransferase family 2 protein — translation MKIAVLIPCLNEEEAITSVVNDFSKQLPSAEIYVYDNGSTDRTIDVARSAGAIVSTESRKGKGNVVSRMFADIDADIYVLVDGDDTYDATVAPAMVDKLLDENLDMVVGIRDHKDEDEAYRSGHQAGNALFNKFLGVVFEKTFTDIFSGYRIFSKRFVKTFPCLSRGFEIEMEMSIHSIAARLPVAEMVTTYGKRPEGSHSKLNTYRDGFRILMTMINLLRHISPFKFYAGIAALLALISFGLGLPVIADWLQTGLVPKLPTAVLAASIGIISCLFFAIGIILNSVSRGYTEMRRLEYLNFASAAVCCSDKCEKDNKF, via the coding sequence ATGAAAATTGCTGTTTTAATCCCTTGTCTTAATGAAGAAGAGGCAATTACGAGTGTTGTTAACGATTTTTCGAAGCAACTTCCCAGTGCAGAGATATATGTATACGATAACGGCTCAACTGATCGAACTATAGATGTTGCCAGATCCGCGGGGGCTATTGTCTCAACGGAGTCACGCAAAGGAAAAGGAAATGTAGTCAGCCGGATGTTTGCAGATATTGATGCTGATATTTACGTGTTGGTTGATGGAGATGACACATATGATGCTACTGTTGCTCCTGCGATGGTAGATAAATTGCTGGATGAAAATCTGGATATGGTTGTGGGAATACGTGATCATAAAGATGAAGATGAGGCTTATAGATCCGGACACCAGGCTGGTAATGCCCTTTTTAATAAGTTTTTGGGTGTTGTTTTTGAGAAAACATTTACAGATATTTTCTCTGGGTACCGGATTTTTTCAAAACGGTTTGTAAAAACATTTCCCTGCCTTAGTCGTGGATTTGAAATTGAAATGGAAATGAGCATCCATTCTATTGCAGCACGACTTCCTGTTGCCGAGATGGTGACAACTTATGGCAAAAGACCTGAAGGAAGCCACAGCAAGCTTAATACATACAGAGACGGCTTTCGTATTTTGATGACGATGATTAACTTACTCAGGCACATTTCCCCATTTAAATTTTACGCAGGTATTGCCGCTCTTCTTGCACTCATTTCTTTTGGACTTGGCCTTCCAGTAATAGCGGATTGGTTACAGACCGGGTTAGTTCCTAAATTGCCCACTGCTGTTCTTGCTGCTTCAATCGGGATTATATCATGTCTTTTTTTTGCTATAGGAATTATTTTGAATAGTGTTAGCAGGGGATATACGGAAATGCGTAGGCTGGAGTATCTAAACTTTGCTTCAGCTGCCGTTTGCTGTTCTGATAAATGCGAAAAAGATAATAAATTTTAA
- a CDS encoding DUF3426 domain-containing protein — translation MIITCSNCETKFNLPESKIPAGGAKVKCSKCGNIFKVTPPAQEPEDEVASLLEEQVQEEQAPPAPKPQPKPKPKPAPKPAPKPEPEPEPEPEPEAPVEEDLSFDDDLFSEAESELGDDLDDDLFGEMDADSDSVGGGESDDLEDDLFGSADNSDDAEIGADLFDDDDSMGDSTVGEAAGEDDFDIDDELFGDDEESEVPDVEEEDPFDDDALFGEDDEDSEDFSEDELFGDDAEIEEDDVDAEDDDFGDDEDFEDEDFQEDDGLSLDDGEIVGFDLDDDLDALPGKKKGKKKGKGMIIILIILLLFASGAGAAWYLKIWEKLPFSVPFVTSDDAGNSDQNEPPSKRFSKFSFKDLRQFYVNNDKAGQLFIIEGKVVNNFAKPKELIEVEAQLFDDKGTVLDSRRLLCGNTLSLFQLEVQSKEEIEAGLASKVGVLSNNTLLKPGMDTPFMVVFFKPSPAVKEYVINVVDAKEPPKK, via the coding sequence ATGATTATTACGTGTTCCAACTGTGAGACCAAGTTCAATTTACCGGAAAGTAAAATTCCGGCTGGCGGAGCAAAGGTTAAATGTTCCAAATGCGGAAATATTTTTAAGGTAACTCCTCCGGCTCAAGAGCCCGAAGACGAAGTTGCGTCTTTGCTTGAAGAGCAGGTTCAGGAGGAACAGGCTCCACCTGCGCCTAAGCCGCAGCCTAAACCTAAACCAAAGCCGGCACCAAAACCTGCACCAAAACCAGAGCCAGAGCCAGAACCAGAACCGGAACCTGAAGCTCCAGTAGAAGAAGATTTGTCATTTGACGATGATCTTTTCAGTGAAGCTGAAAGTGAACTTGGTGATGATCTTGATGATGATCTTTTCGGTGAGATGGATGCAGACAGTGACTCTGTCGGCGGTGGTGAATCTGATGACTTAGAAGATGATTTATTCGGTTCAGCCGATAATTCAGATGATGCTGAGATTGGTGCAGACCTGTTTGACGATGATGATTCTATGGGAGATTCAACCGTAGGTGAGGCTGCCGGAGAAGATGATTTCGATATAGACGATGAATTGTTCGGAGATGACGAAGAGTCTGAAGTTCCTGATGTTGAGGAAGAAGATCCCTTTGACGACGACGCCTTGTTTGGTGAAGACGATGAAGATAGTGAAGACTTTTCGGAAGATGAACTTTTTGGTGATGATGCAGAGATTGAAGAAGATGATGTAGATGCTGAGGATGATGATTTCGGCGATGACGAAGACTTTGAAGATGAAGATTTTCAAGAAGATGACGGACTGTCACTAGATGATGGCGAGATTGTCGGCTTTGATCTTGATGATGATCTCGATGCCTTGCCTGGTAAAAAGAAGGGTAAGAAAAAAGGAAAGGGAATGATCATCATTTTGATCATCCTGTTACTTTTTGCCAGTGGTGCAGGAGCTGCATGGTATCTCAAAATATGGGAAAAACTTCCTTTCAGTGTTCCGTTTGTGACTTCTGATGATGCTGGGAACAGTGATCAAAATGAACCTCCATCTAAGCGTTTCAGTAAGTTTTCTTTTAAGGATTTGCGTCAGTTTTACGTAAATAATGATAAAGCCGGTCAGCTCTTTATTATTGAAGGTAAAGTGGTTAATAACTTTGCTAAGCCTAAAGAACTTATAGAAGTTGAAGCTCAGCTTTTTGATGACAAAGGTACAGTTCTGGATTCTCGACGACTGCTTTGCGGGAACACTCTTTCTTTGTTTCAGCTTGAGGTGCAGTCCAAAGAAGAAATTGAGGCAGGACTTGCTTCAAAAGTAGGAGTTCTTTCAAATAACACATTGCTTAAGCCCGGCATGGATACACCGTTTATGGTTGTATTTTTTAAGCCTTCGCCAGCAGTTAAAGAGTATGTAATCAACGTTGTTGACGCGAAAGAGCCACCTAAGAAATAA
- the cysC gene encoding adenylyl-sulfate kinase translates to MERNIKKFRGEVSRRDRENFCKHRSAVFWFTGLSGSGKSTIAHGVEKNLFDLGLRAYVFDGDNVRHGLCSDLSFSHAARTENIRRIAEVSKLFVENSTICMCAFISPLLTDREMARDIVGDEDFYEIFVTCPLEVCEDRDVKGYYKLAREGKIKNYTGISAPYEAPENPDLSIDTDVETLEESVAKVMEFILEKVKF, encoded by the coding sequence ATGGAACGGAATATAAAGAAATTTCGAGGGGAAGTTTCACGTCGGGATAGAGAAAATTTCTGCAAACACAGATCGGCTGTATTTTGGTTCACAGGGCTGTCTGGGTCTGGGAAATCAACAATTGCTCATGGAGTAGAGAAGAATCTTTTTGATTTAGGTCTAAGGGCATATGTTTTTGATGGGGACAATGTCCGTCATGGTCTATGTAGTGATTTAAGTTTTTCTCATGCTGCGCGTACTGAAAATATCAGACGGATAGCTGAAGTTTCAAAGCTTTTTGTTGAAAACAGCACTATTTGTATGTGTGCATTTATATCTCCTCTTTTGACTGATCGTGAAATGGCAAGAGATATTGTGGGAGATGAAGATTTCTATGAAATTTTTGTAACCTGTCCTTTAGAGGTATGTGAGGACAGGGATGTTAAGGGCTATTACAAGCTTGCACGCGAAGGTAAAATTAAAAATTATACAGGGATTTCTGCGCCGTATGAAGCTCCTGAAAATCCTGATTTAAGTATCGATACAGACGTTGAAACCCTGGAAGAGTCTGTAGCGAAAGTTATGGAATTTATTCTAGAGAAAGTGAAGTTTTAG
- the radA gene encoding DNA repair protein RadA, translating into MKTKDVYICSNCGAQTIKWQGQCPRCSEWNTLQEKVVVRRKGGVSHALTANLAVSLADISVEHTEARSTGFKPLDTVLGKGFVPGGAVLLGGEPGIGKSTLLLQLAAAQAQMGNKSVYFSGEESLAQIRGRAERLGLLESGLLAVASTNAEEVLSLLEGPEKPDLMIIDSVQTLTSPRADGIPGSVSQVRAVSSELVEAAKKTSTTLVIVGHVTKDGQIAGPKLLEHMVDTVLYLEGDRKHMMRIMRVLKNRFGPSDELVVFSMRESGMEIVEDPSTLFLGDRDDSCSGAAVVMAMDGHKPFAVEVQALASRTVLSIPRRTALGFDTNRLNLILAVLEKRLNLNLGQLDIYAKIGGGLAMRDPGLDLGVVASVLSSFYDLPLQAGSVFWGEVDLNGRIRPASGGETRMKQAQRLGYGPIFHSESCRTLDELQSKLFGPNE; encoded by the coding sequence ATGAAAACGAAAGATGTATATATTTGCTCTAATTGCGGTGCCCAGACGATTAAGTGGCAGGGACAGTGTCCACGATGCAGTGAGTGGAACACTCTTCAGGAGAAGGTGGTTGTCCGTCGTAAAGGAGGTGTGAGTCATGCCTTAACAGCTAATCTGGCTGTTTCGCTGGCGGATATTTCAGTAGAGCATACCGAGGCTCGTTCAACTGGGTTTAAACCTCTTGATACCGTTTTGGGCAAAGGTTTTGTTCCAGGCGGAGCAGTGCTGCTTGGTGGCGAACCTGGTATAGGCAAATCCACATTATTACTACAGCTTGCTGCGGCGCAGGCGCAGATGGGTAATAAATCTGTATACTTCTCAGGTGAGGAATCTTTGGCTCAGATCAGAGGACGTGCCGAGAGGTTGGGATTGCTTGAATCAGGACTGCTCGCTGTAGCATCGACCAATGCTGAAGAGGTCTTGTCACTGTTGGAGGGCCCTGAAAAACCTGATCTGATGATTATTGACTCCGTTCAGACACTAACCTCTCCCAGAGCTGACGGTATACCCGGCAGCGTAAGTCAGGTACGAGCTGTTTCCTCAGAATTAGTTGAGGCAGCGAAAAAGACCAGCACCACTTTGGTGATTGTGGGACATGTGACCAAAGACGGACAGATTGCCGGGCCGAAGCTTTTAGAACATATGGTTGATACTGTTTTGTATCTTGAAGGTGACCGCAAGCACATGATGCGTATTATGCGGGTTCTTAAAAACAGATTTGGCCCAAGTGATGAGCTGGTAGTTTTTTCCATGCGTGAGTCCGGTATGGAGATTGTTGAAGATCCATCTACTCTTTTTCTTGGTGATCGTGATGATTCCTGTTCCGGGGCTGCTGTTGTAATGGCTATGGATGGGCACAAACCTTTTGCTGTTGAAGTTCAGGCTTTAGCCAGCCGTACGGTTCTTTCGATTCCGCGTCGCACTGCTTTGGGTTTTGATACCAATCGGTTGAACCTTATTCTAGCTGTGTTGGAAAAACGGCTCAATTTAAACTTGGGTCAGCTTGATATTTATGCAAAGATCGGCGGTGGACTAGCAATGCGTGACCCGGGACTTGATCTTGGAGTCGTGGCATCAGTGTTGTCATCTTTTTATGATCTTCCATTGCAGGCAGGATCAGTTTTCTGGGGTGAAGTTGATCTTAACGGACGTATCAGACCTGCATCTGGTGGGGAAACCCGTATGAAACAAGCGCAACGTTTAGGATATGGGCCGATTTTTCACTCTGAAAGTTGCCGTACTTTGGATGAACTACAATCCAAATTGTTTGGCCCTAATGAATAA
- a CDS encoding GtrA family protein, producing the protein MEVGNSRFLRFCCIGGIGFFIDAGITYILVWSGASSLVARIPAILVALTVCYHFHHGFTFRKGGKAPWSGWYKFAISNSIGSLINYGAYVLIVTGWPSISLVIPLIVGSAAAMAANYVMSVCYVFR; encoded by the coding sequence ATGGAAGTGGGCAACAGTAGGTTTTTAAGATTTTGCTGTATCGGCGGGATAGGTTTTTTTATTGATGCAGGAATTACCTATATTTTAGTTTGGTCAGGAGCTTCATCTCTTGTGGCCAGAATACCTGCTATTTTGGTTGCATTAACAGTTTGTTACCATTTTCACCATGGCTTTACTTTTCGTAAAGGGGGAAAAGCCCCGTGGAGCGGTTGGTATAAGTTTGCAATTTCAAACAGTATAGGCAGTCTGATCAACTATGGAGCTTATGTCTTAATAGTTACAGGGTGGCCTTCAATCTCATTAGTAATTCCTTTGATCGTGGGGTCAGCTGCCGCAATGGCAGCCAATTACGTGATGTCTGTTTGTTATGTATTTCGATGA
- a CDS encoding mechanosensitive ion channel family protein, which yields MFGGTGKYFFSILLIFLSALPAYGSNIFPLEPPDTSSPKATLRSFIHYTDELYAEATADNAKDNIVLLKEYLQRAERCFNLSLVPPTLRDSVSIESVLRLREILDRIELPDMNDVPDKHDVKKQGVLLWRIPHTEIKIGKVVDGPRIGSFLFTPETVERLEGFYYEVKDLPYRSDKSEGYRGFYEQYIYSSGWMIPDGFLKSLPEWMRKAYYGQAVWQWIGLDLIILVCAFSLWLVWLWHRTRSSRSRKAKWQLDRLIFPFYGMLLCVVIKYFAVGQIMITGDILAYLTIFLGFWFSVSAGVLIIIAGNVVMHGIISSTKINEEALDADVIKLLCRLGSFGLVFVLFYKVGGYFGIPVTAIFASAGIAGVAVALAARETLANFFGGVSIFMDRPFRAGDYIVLDSGERGEVKAVGMRSTRLLTRDDIMITIPNSVITNSKIVNQSMPLPSFRIRIKLGVAYGTDLDQLESILLELANENSLVISNPEPRVRFRNFGDSALEFELLCWASRPHDRGKLIHELNKAIYSRLNVEGISIPFPQREIHIHKTED from the coding sequence ATGTTTGGCGGTACTGGAAAGTATTTTTTTTCTATCCTTTTGATTTTTCTATCTGCCTTGCCGGCATATGGGTCAAATATCTTTCCTCTTGAGCCGCCAGATACTTCCAGCCCTAAAGCAACTCTTAGAAGTTTCATTCATTATACAGATGAGCTTTACGCAGAGGCAACTGCTGATAATGCGAAAGACAATATAGTTCTTTTAAAAGAATATTTGCAAAGGGCTGAGCGCTGTTTCAATCTTAGTCTGGTCCCGCCGACTTTACGGGACAGTGTCAGTATTGAATCTGTCTTGCGCCTGCGGGAAATCCTGGATCGCATTGAGCTGCCGGATATGAACGATGTTCCTGATAAACATGATGTAAAGAAACAGGGCGTGCTGCTCTGGCGTATTCCACATACTGAGATTAAAATAGGCAAGGTTGTAGACGGGCCAAGAATAGGCTCTTTTTTATTCACCCCTGAGACTGTAGAGAGGTTGGAAGGCTTTTATTATGAAGTCAAAGACTTGCCCTATCGCAGTGACAAGAGTGAGGGGTATAGAGGATTTTATGAGCAATACATCTATTCATCCGGTTGGATGATTCCAGATGGCTTCTTGAAGAGTCTTCCTGAGTGGATGCGTAAAGCATATTACGGGCAGGCTGTATGGCAATGGATTGGATTGGATCTGATTATTCTTGTCTGTGCGTTTAGTCTCTGGCTTGTCTGGCTCTGGCACAGGACTCGTAGCTCCAGAAGTAGAAAGGCTAAGTGGCAGTTGGACAGGCTTATATTTCCTTTCTATGGAATGCTCCTTTGCGTTGTAATTAAGTATTTTGCAGTTGGCCAGATAATGATCACAGGGGATATTCTTGCCTATCTGACTATTTTTCTTGGTTTTTGGTTCTCAGTATCTGCCGGAGTGCTGATTATTATTGCCGGAAATGTTGTCATGCATGGCATTATTTCTTCAACTAAAATTAACGAAGAGGCCCTTGATGCAGATGTAATTAAACTTCTATGCCGTTTGGGAAGTTTCGGCCTGGTCTTTGTTCTTTTTTATAAGGTTGGCGGATATTTCGGAATTCCGGTTACAGCGATATTTGCATCTGCAGGTATTGCTGGTGTTGCTGTTGCACTGGCAGCCCGGGAAACACTGGCTAATTTTTTTGGAGGGGTATCTATTTTTATGGATCGTCCTTTCAGAGCAGGTGATTATATTGTTTTGGACAGTGGGGAAAGAGGGGAAGTCAAAGCTGTGGGGATGCGCAGTACACGTCTTCTCACTCGTGATGATATCATGATAACTATTCCCAACTCAGTAATTACCAATTCAAAAATTGTGAACCAGAGCATGCCGCTCCCATCATTTAGAATAAGGATCAAATTAGGCGTTGCATATGGTACCGATCTTGATCAGCTGGAATCTATTTTGCTGGAACTGGCAAATGAAAACTCACTTGTTATCTCCAATCCTGAACCAAGAGTGAGGTTTAGAAATTTTGGTGATTCAGCTCTCGAGTTTGAATTACTCTGCTGGGCTTCACGACCTCATGATCGGGGGAAATTAATTCATGAGCTTAACAAAGCAATTTATAGCAGATTGAATGTAGAAGGGATTAGTATACCTTTTCCACAACGTGAAATACATATTCATAAGACAGAAGATTAG